CTGCTCGTCGCGTCGGGTGCGGGCCGTCCACGCCGCTCGCTGGTCTGCGCCGGCGCGGACGCCGATCTCGCCGATGGCGAGCTGGAACCGGCGCCACGCCGCGACCAGGATCAACGCGGCCGCACCGGCGATCAGCACGATCGTCCGCGCCTGGCCCGAGGATCGCCCGACGTCGACGGCCACGACGACCACCACCAGCGCGTACCAGGCGCTGGCCCACACGACGGTCGTCGGCCGCGGACCGAGCTCGGCCAGGATGACGAGCAGGCCGGTCCCACCGACGGCCTGCCACAGCACGGGATCGTCGCGTCCGTAGTCGACCGCGGCGGCCGAGAGCATGAAGGCGCCGGCCGCCGCAACCGCGAGGAGCAGGGTGGCCCATCGGGGAAGGGTCCGCCGGGCGCGGGTGCACCACCAGGCGAGGGCGACGCCCAGCGCGGCGACGGCCGCCATCAGGTACTCGGGCGTCGGCTCCCCCGGGTGGTTGCCGACCGCGAGGACGAATCCGATCGCGGACACGCCGGCGGCGTACAGGAGGCAGGCGCGACGTCGCAGCACGCGGACGACGCGGGCGATGTCGCGCCGCCCCTCGCGCGTCCTCCGGTCGACCGGCCCGTGACGACGGACCGTGAGTCTGACCGAGGTGCCGGCACCGGGCGCGGTGTCGACGTCGACCTCCATCCCGGCGTCCTGTGCCCGACCGAGGACGGAGGTCGCCAGCCCACCGTGGCGCGCGGCCGCGCCGTCGAACCCGGCGCCGTCGTCAGCGACCGTGACGACGAGGTCCGCGTCGTGCGTCTCGGCCAGCACCCGGACGTCGCCGACCCCCGCGTGCTTGGCCGCGTTCTGGACCAGCTCGGTGGTCGCGCGCCGCAGGGCGCGCAACTGCGCGGGGTCGAGCTCCGCCTCGATACCGGCGAGCGTGTCGTCGTCCAGGCCGAGGTGATGCACCCGGATCCGCGAGTCGTAGGCCGCCGTACGGATCCCGCCGTCGTCCGCGGTCGGCTCGACTCCGGCTTGGAGGGCGACGACGGTAGCGATGTCTCGGGCGCAGCGCTGCCGGACGGCCTCGGCGTCCCGGACCGCGCCGCCGCCGCTGGCGATCGCCGCAAGCGTGTTGATCACCGTGTCGTGGAGGACTCGGGCGTCCTCGGCCGCGGCCCGGCTGGCCGCCTCCTGGGTCGCGGCGGCCGCCTGCTCCCGGTGCGCCACCGCGGCCTGCTCGTCGGCGCGCGTCACGAAGTCGAACAGGTAGGAGTAGCCGACCCGGGTCGCCAGGACGATCGACGACGTCGCCACGAACGCGGCCACGGGAAGCGTCACCGGCAGGTCCGGACGCAGCGCGAGCATCGCCGGCGGCATCAGGACGGCCGCGACCGCCGGCAGCACGAGCGCCGTGCGCCCCCGCAGCACGAACGCGGGCATGGCAGCCCCGAGATTCACCATCCAGCAGGCCGCGAACAGCAGCGGGTCGTCCATCGAGTCAGCAGCGGCCCAGTCGGCCACGAAGAGCACGTAGATGCCGGCGACGGTGACCCACATCGGCACTCGTCCCCGGCGCGCCACGAGGACCACGATCAGCATGACGGCGTGGGCGAGGAGGAGAGGCAGCAGCTCACCCACCCGGCCCGGCGCGGCGAGCACCGCGACCAGCATGACGACCTGCCAACCGGCGCTGCCGGTGAGGAAGACGCGCCTCAGCGCGTCGGACAGGCTCCTGGTGGCCCAACCGCTGGCGGCCGGATCCAGCGGGGAGATACGGCGGCGCAGGTCGCGGACCAGCTCACCAGCGCGTCCACCGCCGGCTCGTCGGACGATCGTCACCCCACCACCCTGTCGCATCGCCGGTCCCGGGGTGACGGCGGGCGCCGGGCGGAGCACGAACTCGTCCTGGCTCGTCCCGGCTCGTCCCGGCCGGACGATGCGGTCTGCCACTCCTCACCGGGCCCGTCGGCCCCGTCGGTCTGCGCGGGCTTGATCAGCGAGCCGAGGGACCACCGGGCGTCGAGCAGCCGTCCCGCAGCGCGGCCAGTGTCGCAGCGAGTCGGTCGAACTGGTCCAGGCGTTCCGGCGCCGACGAGGCGATCGGGTTCAGGAGAAGGGTCGTGACCCCCGCCTGGGAGAAGGCCTCGAGCCGCCGGTGGATCTCGTGCTCGTCGCCGATGAGGGTGACCCCGTCGACCAGCTCCTGCGGTACGGCTGCTGCCGCCTCGGTCTTCCGACCCGTCAGATACAGCTCCTGGATCGCCGTGGCCTCAGGTTCGTAGCCGTAGCGACAGGCGAGCTGGTTGTAGAAGTTCCTGCCGCGCGCGCCCATCCCACCGATGTAGAGGGCCAGCTGATCACGGGTCGCCCGCAGTGCCTCCGGCGAGGGCTCGCCGAAGTGGAAGCTCACCTGGAGCTGGATCTCGAGCGGGCCCAGTTCGGGGTCACGTCGGGAGAACCCCTCGGCGAGGGCATCTCCCCATATGTCGGTGGCCCGCCGCGGATCGAAGAACAGCGGCTGCCAGCCCTGGGCGAGCTCGGCGACCATGGCCACGTTCTTGAGCCCCAGCGCAGCGACCGAGATCGGGATATCGGCGCGGACCGGGCGGTTGATGAGCCTGAGCGGCTTCCCGAGCCCTGAGCCGCCGTCCGCCGCCGTCAGCGGCATGACGTAGTGGTCGCCCCGGAACGCGACGGGCCTCCGGCTCCATACCTGCCGACAGATCTCGATCACCTCCCTCATCCGCCCGAGAGGAGCGTCGTACCTCACCCCGTGGAAGCCTTCGACCACCTGTGGCCCGGACGCTCCCAGGCCCAGGGTGAACCGTCCGTCGGAGACGTAGTCGAGCCCCGCCGCGCTCATCGCGGTCAGCGAGGGAGTGCGGGAGTAGATCGGCATGATCGCGGACATCAGCTCCAGCCGCTCGGTTCGCGCGGCGATGTAGCCGAGTTGGCTGACCGCGTCGAAGGAGTAGGCCTCCGGGATGGCGATCATCTCCAGGCCCGCCTGTTCGTACGCGACGATCAGCTCGACGGTCTCGCCGAAGCCGCCGGCGTAGTCGATGACCATGCCGAGCTTCATCGGCGCCCGCAGGGCGGTCACCGCGATGCTCATGCAGCGTCGTCGACGACGAGGACGATCTTCATCGCCTGGTCGGAGGACATCAGCTCGAACGCGCGCTCGTAGTCCCGGACCGGGATCTTGTGACTGACGATGGAGTCGAGCTCGAGTCGGCCGCCCAGGAGGACGTT
This region of Nocardioides sp. L-11A genomic DNA includes:
- a CDS encoding LLM class F420-dependent oxidoreductase, whose product is MSIAVTALRAPMKLGMVIDYAGGFGETVELIVAYEQAGLEMIAIPEAYSFDAVSQLGYIAARTERLELMSAIMPIYSRTPSLTAMSAAGLDYVSDGRFTLGLGASGPQVVEGFHGVRYDAPLGRMREVIEICRQVWSRRPVAFRGDHYVMPLTAADGGSGLGKPLRLINRPVRADIPISVAALGLKNVAMVAELAQGWQPLFFDPRRATDIWGDALAEGFSRRDPELGPLEIQLQVSFHFGEPSPEALRATRDQLALYIGGMGARGRNFYNQLACRYGYEPEATAIQELYLTGRKTEAAAAVPQELVDGVTLIGDEHEIHRRLEAFSQAGVTTLLLNPIASSAPERLDQFDRLAATLAALRDGCSTPGGPSAR